Proteins encoded by one window of Roseibium sp. Sym1:
- a CDS encoding HalD/BesD family halogenase, producing the protein MSETQIFKFSLEDCIDLARYPVDRLETAAGQQLVATCRRQLAGDGCVVLKDFVLPSMLERLEAETERLSPNAHINETETNPYNSAADPGLPPAHPKNRFDDRTNGFVAGDRIAPDTIVRTIYHDAAFKAFIAAVVGEPEIHEFADPLADLVINVLKEGRQHPWHFDSNDFIVSMQTRKPLAGGIFQYAPGIRGPQGENFEGVQRILDGDHTALKMLELSPGDLQIFFGRNSLHRVSPVEGERERHTVIFAYAREPGFIGRPERARAIFGRMAPIHEEMLKKDVVRTDSLAD; encoded by the coding sequence ATGAGCGAGACGCAGATATTCAAGTTCAGCCTGGAGGATTGTATCGACCTGGCGCGCTACCCGGTCGACAGGCTGGAAACCGCGGCGGGACAGCAGCTGGTGGCCACCTGCCGCCGGCAACTGGCCGGTGACGGCTGTGTGGTCCTGAAGGACTTCGTGTTGCCATCCATGCTGGAGCGGCTTGAAGCCGAAACGGAACGGTTGTCCCCCAACGCGCATATCAACGAGACGGAGACAAATCCCTACAATTCCGCCGCCGATCCGGGCCTGCCGCCGGCGCATCCCAAGAACCGGTTCGACGACAGGACCAACGGTTTTGTCGCAGGCGATCGAATCGCACCGGATACAATCGTCCGCACCATTTATCACGATGCCGCCTTCAAGGCTTTCATCGCCGCGGTCGTGGGCGAGCCGGAGATCCACGAATTCGCCGATCCGCTGGCGGATCTCGTCATCAACGTCCTGAAGGAGGGACGGCAGCATCCCTGGCATTTCGACAGCAACGACTTCATCGTCTCGATGCAGACGCGCAAGCCGCTCGCAGGCGGTATCTTTCAGTATGCGCCCGGCATCCGCGGTCCGCAGGGAGAGAACTTCGAGGGCGTTCAGCGGATTCTCGATGGTGACCACACGGCCCTGAAGATGCTGGAACTGTCGCCCGGTGACCTGCAGATCTTCTTCGGCCGCAATTCGCTCCACCGGGTCAGCCCGGTCGAGGGCGAACGCGAACGGCACACCGTGATCTTCGCCTATGCCCGCGAACCCGGCTTCATCGGCCGGCCGGAACGTGCCCGCGCCATTTTCGGCCGGATGGCGCCGATCCACGAAGAGATGCTGAAGAAGGATGTTGTCCGCACGGACAGTCTCGCGGATTGA
- a CDS encoding M24 family metallopeptidase, with product MTDCEPATIPVVPSAPTGNTDPIPQAFEPRQLRAGRLARLRAMMVEEDYAALVLFDPNNQRYATGSRNMFGYFLRNSTRYIYVPVQGPIILFEYPGSEHVSMWLETIDEHRVSKVVWSAVNQRDGQSSDPFGAEIAELVRAHAGGNTKVGLDRAAVNLVRSLEAEGLRAVDCMQDTLHCRRIKTPEEIACLAQSVAGTEAAVYEVEQAIKPGVTENELFAVLYGNVIRQGGEFIETRLLNSGPRTNPWFNEASDRPVRPGELIALDTDTIGCHGYYCDFSRTFHAGPGRPSAYQKELYRMAYDQIHYNMDLLRPGLSYRELAGQAWKIPERFYDRRYPSIIHGVGLHGETPLVAHQGDFDKYSRDGVLEPGMVVSVESYIGEVDAMDGVKLEEQVVITETGIAKMSRYPYSDTLLDRVL from the coding sequence CTGACAGATTGCGAACCGGCCACAATCCCGGTTGTGCCGTCGGCCCCGACCGGCAACACGGATCCGATCCCGCAGGCCTTCGAGCCTCGCCAGCTGCGGGCCGGGCGGCTGGCGCGTCTGCGGGCGATGATGGTGGAGGAGGATTATGCGGCCCTGGTCCTGTTCGACCCGAACAACCAGCGTTATGCCACCGGTTCGCGCAACATGTTCGGCTATTTCCTGCGCAATTCCACACGCTACATCTATGTGCCGGTGCAGGGACCGATCATCCTGTTCGAATATCCGGGCAGCGAGCATGTCTCCATGTGGCTGGAGACCATCGACGAACACCGGGTGTCGAAGGTGGTCTGGTCGGCGGTAAACCAGCGGGACGGCCAGTCCTCCGATCCGTTCGGTGCGGAAATCGCCGAACTGGTGCGCGCGCATGCCGGCGGCAACACCAAGGTCGGTCTCGACCGGGCGGCGGTGAACCTGGTCCGGTCTCTGGAAGCGGAAGGCCTTAGGGCGGTCGATTGCATGCAGGACACGCTTCATTGCCGGCGGATCAAGACACCGGAGGAAATTGCGTGCCTGGCCCAGTCGGTCGCGGGTACGGAAGCGGCCGTCTACGAAGTTGAACAGGCGATCAAGCCCGGGGTCACGGAAAACGAGCTTTTTGCCGTGCTTTACGGCAATGTCATCCGCCAGGGCGGGGAATTTATCGAGACGCGGCTGCTCAATTCCGGTCCGCGCACGAATCCGTGGTTCAACGAGGCCAGTGACCGGCCGGTGCGGCCGGGCGAGCTGATCGCGCTCGACACGGACACGATCGGTTGCCACGGCTATTACTGCGATTTCTCGCGCACTTTCCATGCCGGTCCGGGCCGGCCGAGCGCCTACCAGAAGGAGCTCTACCGGATGGCCTACGACCAGATCCACTACAACATGGATCTTCTGAGGCCGGGATTGAGCTACCGGGAGCTTGCCGGCCAAGCCTGGAAGATCCCGGAGCGCTTCTATGATCGCCGCTATCCGTCCATCATTCACGGTGTGGGCTTGCATGGCGAAACGCCCCTGGTCGCACACCAGGGTGACTTCGACAAATACTCCAGGGACGGCGTGCTGGAACCGGGCATGGTGGTGTCGGTGGAAAGCTATATCGGCGAAGTGGACGCCATGGACGGGGTCAAGCTGGAAGAGCAGGTGGTGATCACGGAAACCGGCATCGCGAAGATGTCGCGCTATCCCTACAGCGACACGTTGCTCGACCGTGTCCTTTGA